The following are encoded in a window of Oreochromis aureus strain Israel breed Guangdong linkage group 10, ZZ_aureus, whole genome shotgun sequence genomic DNA:
- the stoml3b gene encoding stomatin (EPB72)-like 3b: MEMEDQMESQKRRGMSKEDLISERTGSLGVCGWVIVILAGLFTVLLFPITIWFCLKIVQEYERAVIFRLGRITDRKPKGPGIFFVLPCTDSFVKVDLRTISFDIPPQEILTKDSVTVSVDGVVYFRVSDPIASVANVSNADFSTRLLAQTTLRNVLGTKNLAEVLSDREGIAHSMQSNLDEATDNWGIKVERVEIKDVKLPVQLQRAMAAEAEAAREARAKVIAAEGEMNASRALKEASLVIAESPSALQLRYLQTLNTIAAEKNSTIIFPLPMDVISHFMRK; this comes from the exons ATGGAAATGGAAGACCAGATGGAAAGCCAGAAGAGGAGAGGAATGAGCAAAGAGGACTTGATAT cCGAACGCACAGGATCTTTGGGAGTGTGCGGCTGGGTCATAGTTATACTTGCTGGCCTATTCACAGTTCTGCTCTTCCCCATAACGATCTGGTTTTGTCTGAAG ATCGTTCAGGAGTATGAGCGAGCTGTCATCTTCCGACTGGGCCGCATCACAGACAGGAAGCCTAAAGGGCCAG gaattttctttgttttgccaTGCACGGACTCCTTTGTGAAAGTGGATCTGCGAACCATTTCATTTGACATCCCACCACAAGAG ATCCTGACCAAAGATTCAGTTACAGTTAGCGTAGATGGCGTGGTCTACTTCCGCGTCAGTGACCCCATCGCATCTGTGGCCAACGTTAGCAATGCTGACTTTTCCACCCGCCTGCTGGCACAAACCACCCTCAGAAATGTCCTGGGAACCAAGAACCTGGCTGAAGTCTTGTCTGACCGCGAGGGCATTGCTCACAGCATGCAG TCTAACTTGGATGAAGCCACAGACAACTGGGGGATCAAGGTGGAGCGTGTGGAGATAAAAGACGTGAAGCTGCCAGTTCAGCTGCAGAGGGCCATGGCCGCTGAGGCCGAGGCTGCGCGAGAGGCCAGGGCTAAG GTGATCGCAGCAGAGGGTGAGATGAATGCATCCCGCGCCCTGAAGGAGGCTTCCCTTGTGATTGCCGAGTCTCCCTCAGCCCTTCAGCTTCGCTACCTCCAGACTCTCAACACCATCGCGGCAGAGAAGAACTCCACCATTATCTTCCCCTTGCCCATGGATGTCATCTCCCACTTCATGAGGAAGTGA